ACCGACGATGATGAGCAGGTCTTCGGGGCGCTCCCGCACCGCGTCGGTGACCTCCCCGACCTCAAGGCCGTACATGGTGAGATGGGCGACGATGCCTCCCTTCTCCTTCCACTGCTTGATGCATTGCCGCCATTTCACGTTGTTTTCAACGAAAAATTCTCCGCCCCAGCGCTCGACCACGTCCTCGATAGAATCGACGATTCCGTGGTCTTCGGCCGCAAGGTACATTCCGTCCGCGCCGAGGGCGCGGGCCGTGAGGCCGACATGGGTGGTCACCCGCAGGTCGCGTTCAGGCCGGTGACCGAGTCTGAGGATACACACTTTCCTCATGCATTATCTCCTTTACGTGCAAAATCGGGTATCTTTATGACGCCGTCCTCGATCTCGAGGGGGATGCCGGGGCCTGCACGCAGGTGGCACCTGAGAATGGACTCCTCGATCGAGAGGGCGCGGTATTCTTCGTCGTGCCGCTCTATGAGCAGGTACGAGACGAGGCGCTGCACCGAGGCTTCGACTGCCGCCGCATCCCCGCCGGTGTATTTCACGAGGGCAGGGATCGTCGTCGCCCTGT
This portion of the Methanofollis sp. genome encodes:
- a CDS encoding tRNA (cytidine(56)-2'-O)-methyltransferase, which codes for MRKVCILRLGHRPERDLRVTTHVGLTARALGADGMYLAAEDHGIVDSIEDVVERWGGEFFVENNVKWRQCIKQWKEKGGIVAHLTMYGLEVGEVTDAVRERPEDLLIIVGAEKVPGDVYGMVDYNVSVTNQPHSEISSLAIFLDRLFQGQEMDHKFEGAKIRVEPCKVGKRVVEL
- a CDS encoding MarR family transcriptional regulator, coding for MKSEEFDWMVYHAIAWNRATTIPALVKYTGGDAAAVEASVQRLVSYLLIERHDEEYRALSIEESILRCHLRAGPGIPLEIEDGVIKIPDFARKGDNA